In the genome of Nymphaea colorata isolate Beijing-Zhang1983 chromosome 9, ASM883128v2, whole genome shotgun sequence, one region contains:
- the LOC116260460 gene encoding protein LATE ELONGATED HYPOCOTYL-like isoform X1, which translates to MDTNSSGEDVIIRTRKPYTITKQRERWTAEEHNRFLEALKLYGRAWQRIEEHIGTKTAVQIRSHAQKFFSKLEREATVKGLPIGEAHEIKIPPPRPKRKPSNPYPRKMGVSAPTAKDCPVSSACASKPSLLNINSPTKGYPESESSPPRKEYLKDSRSPEVLALFHEAPCASLTSESNIDKHTRGTSGLTSPGAFREFIPPKGESMNQMSQKLVQCGNAINLEIGNVMEVDSESLIIHSAGKLGTETEVDEPEKDGGLDMLQKVDFPSSQSYPRHVPVHVVDINSAKLLEIQSPNVTSHGNVPAEKEYHTNSTPALYPTYPILHPPFNPFQTNPEAFKSAAAYVSSTLSNFIMSSLLQNPVAHAAANVAASCWPCMVDKEACPEETHETAASGISYAEPWPNLAAVAAATVTAASAWWASQGLIPFCHPNVSFPFVMTPATTAIPAMAGSPCPISDHKEEQKEQDLLEPELSQMIETACPAPESPPLSSDSDASAYGGSTDSKPKTASHEPRKLLPSDFHEVSKTEARKLQDNSSCGSNTTSSSEVEMDIVHEDTKAAPKALDFINPSGDLTNRRFRNMGNTNESWKEVSEEGRLAFQALFSREVLPQSFSPRDDLQDKGQNNSNNETTAQDCEKQMESWSNSVIEGDKAIMIGGKSKNRRTGFKPYKRCSVEAKEGMVVVDGIRGSEKGLKRIRVGGEANDMVIMSISGPAGEMHCSS; encoded by the exons TTGGAAAGAGAGGCCACAGTCAAGGGTTTACCAATAGGAGAAGctcatgaaataaaaattccTCCACCTCGCCCTAAGAGAAAACCAAGCAATCCATACCCTCGAAAGATGGGGGTTTCTGCACCAACTGCCAAGGATTGTCCAGTTTCTTCTGCGTGTGCCAGCAAACCTTCTCTGTTGAACATCAATTCTCCTACAAAG GGATATCCTGAGAGTGAATCATCTCCTCCTAGAAAAGAATATCTCAAAGATAGTAGGTCTCCTGAAGTCCTTGCTCTCTTCCATGAAGCTCCATGTGCTTCGCTTACTTCTGAGAGCAACATTGACAAACACACTAGAGGAACTTCTGGACTCACAAGTCCAGGTGCTTTTAGGGAATTTATACCACCAAAAGGTGAATCGATGAACCAAATGTCTCAGAAACTAGTCCAGTGCGGGAATGCCATTAACTTGGAGATTGGAAATGTTATGGAAGTTGATTCAGAAAGCCTTATCATTCATTCTGCTGGAAAGTTGGGCACAGAAACTGAAGTAGATGAACCAGAAAAGGATGGGGGGCTTGATATGTTACAAAAAGTGGATTTTCCCTCCTCGCAGAGTTATCCCAGGCATGTGCCAGTGCATGTTGTTGACATAAACAGTGCAAAACTATTGGAAATTCAATCCCCTAATGTAACAAGTCATGGTAATGTACCTGCAGAAAAGGAATATCACACAAACTCGACACCTGCACTTTACCCTACATACCCTATCTTGCATCCTCCCTTCAATCCATTTCAGACCAACCCAGAAGCATTTAAATCTGCTGCAGCCTATGTCAGTTCTACTTTATCAAACTTCATCATGTCGAGCCTTCTGCAAAATCCTGTTGCACATGCTGCTGCAAATGTCGCCGCTTCATGTTGGCCATGTATGGTGGACAAGGAAGCCTGTCCAGAAGAAACTCATGAAACAGCTGCCAGTGGAATATCTTATGCAGAACCTTGGCCAAATTTGGCTGCAGTGGCTGCTGCAACTGTAACTGCTGCTTCCGCATGGTGGGCTTCTCAGGGTCTAATACCATTTTGCCATCCCAATGTAAGCTTTCCATTTGTTATGACCCCTGCCACAACTGCTATTCCTGCAATGGCTGGGTCTCCTTGTCCCATTTCTGATCACAAAGAAGAACAGAAAGAACAGGACCTTCTTGAACCTGAATTGTCACAAATGATTGAAACTGCATGCCCTGCACCAGAATCACCACCTTTATCTTCTGATTCAGATGCAAGCGCTTATGGCGGTTCCACAGATTCAAAACCGAAAACGGCATCTCACGAACCAAGGAAGCTCCTCCCTTCTGACTTCCACGAAGTGAGTAAGACAGAAGCCAGGAAGCTACAAGATAATTCTTCTTGTGGATCCAACACAACTTCAAGCAGTGAGGTGGAAATGGACATCGTGCATGAAGATACTAAGGCAGCACCTAAGGCACTGGATTTCATCAATCCTTCTGGAGATCTTACAAACAGACGATTTAGGAATATGGGAAACACCAATGAATCTTGGAAGGAGGTTTCTGAAGAG GGACGTCTAGCGTTTCAAGCATTATTTTCTAGGGAAGTGTTGCCCCAGAGCTTCTCTCCCAGGGACGATCTTCAAGACAAGGGACAAAACAACAGCAACAATGAAACAACAGCACAGGACTGTGAGAAGCAGATGGAGAGTTGGAGCAATTCTGTGATTGAGGGAGACAAAGCCATCATGATTGGAGGCAAGTCAAAGAATCGTCGAACGGGTTTCAAGCCTTACAAGAGGTGCTCAGTGGAGGCCAAGGAGGGTATGGTGGTGGTCGATGGCATCAGAGGCAGTGAGAAAGGGTTGAAAAGGATTCGCGTTGGAGGGGAAGCTAACGATATGGTCATTATGTCCATTTCAGGCCCTGCAGGGGAGATGCATTGCTCATCCTAG
- the LOC116260460 gene encoding protein LATE ELONGATED HYPOCOTYL-like isoform X2, protein MGVSAPTAKDCPVSSACASKPSLLNINSPTKGYPESESSPPRKEYLKDSRSPEVLALFHEAPCASLTSESNIDKHTRGTSGLTSPGAFREFIPPKGESMNQMSQKLVQCGNAINLEIGNVMEVDSESLIIHSAGKLGTETEVDEPEKDGGLDMLQKVDFPSSQSYPRHVPVHVVDINSAKLLEIQSPNVTSHGNVPAEKEYHTNSTPALYPTYPILHPPFNPFQTNPEAFKSAAAYVSSTLSNFIMSSLLQNPVAHAAANVAASCWPCMVDKEACPEETHETAASGISYAEPWPNLAAVAAATVTAASAWWASQGLIPFCHPNVSFPFVMTPATTAIPAMAGSPCPISDHKEEQKEQDLLEPELSQMIETACPAPESPPLSSDSDASAYGGSTDSKPKTASHEPRKLLPSDFHEVSKTEARKLQDNSSCGSNTTSSSEVEMDIVHEDTKAAPKALDFINPSGDLTNRRFRNMGNTNESWKEVSEEGRLAFQALFSREVLPQSFSPRDDLQDKGQNNSNNETTAQDCEKQMESWSNSVIEGDKAIMIGGKSKNRRTGFKPYKRCSVEAKEGMVVVDGIRGSEKGLKRIRVGGEANDMVIMSISGPAGEMHCSS, encoded by the exons ATGGGGGTTTCTGCACCAACTGCCAAGGATTGTCCAGTTTCTTCTGCGTGTGCCAGCAAACCTTCTCTGTTGAACATCAATTCTCCTACAAAG GGATATCCTGAGAGTGAATCATCTCCTCCTAGAAAAGAATATCTCAAAGATAGTAGGTCTCCTGAAGTCCTTGCTCTCTTCCATGAAGCTCCATGTGCTTCGCTTACTTCTGAGAGCAACATTGACAAACACACTAGAGGAACTTCTGGACTCACAAGTCCAGGTGCTTTTAGGGAATTTATACCACCAAAAGGTGAATCGATGAACCAAATGTCTCAGAAACTAGTCCAGTGCGGGAATGCCATTAACTTGGAGATTGGAAATGTTATGGAAGTTGATTCAGAAAGCCTTATCATTCATTCTGCTGGAAAGTTGGGCACAGAAACTGAAGTAGATGAACCAGAAAAGGATGGGGGGCTTGATATGTTACAAAAAGTGGATTTTCCCTCCTCGCAGAGTTATCCCAGGCATGTGCCAGTGCATGTTGTTGACATAAACAGTGCAAAACTATTGGAAATTCAATCCCCTAATGTAACAAGTCATGGTAATGTACCTGCAGAAAAGGAATATCACACAAACTCGACACCTGCACTTTACCCTACATACCCTATCTTGCATCCTCCCTTCAATCCATTTCAGACCAACCCAGAAGCATTTAAATCTGCTGCAGCCTATGTCAGTTCTACTTTATCAAACTTCATCATGTCGAGCCTTCTGCAAAATCCTGTTGCACATGCTGCTGCAAATGTCGCCGCTTCATGTTGGCCATGTATGGTGGACAAGGAAGCCTGTCCAGAAGAAACTCATGAAACAGCTGCCAGTGGAATATCTTATGCAGAACCTTGGCCAAATTTGGCTGCAGTGGCTGCTGCAACTGTAACTGCTGCTTCCGCATGGTGGGCTTCTCAGGGTCTAATACCATTTTGCCATCCCAATGTAAGCTTTCCATTTGTTATGACCCCTGCCACAACTGCTATTCCTGCAATGGCTGGGTCTCCTTGTCCCATTTCTGATCACAAAGAAGAACAGAAAGAACAGGACCTTCTTGAACCTGAATTGTCACAAATGATTGAAACTGCATGCCCTGCACCAGAATCACCACCTTTATCTTCTGATTCAGATGCAAGCGCTTATGGCGGTTCCACAGATTCAAAACCGAAAACGGCATCTCACGAACCAAGGAAGCTCCTCCCTTCTGACTTCCACGAAGTGAGTAAGACAGAAGCCAGGAAGCTACAAGATAATTCTTCTTGTGGATCCAACACAACTTCAAGCAGTGAGGTGGAAATGGACATCGTGCATGAAGATACTAAGGCAGCACCTAAGGCACTGGATTTCATCAATCCTTCTGGAGATCTTACAAACAGACGATTTAGGAATATGGGAAACACCAATGAATCTTGGAAGGAGGTTTCTGAAGAG GGACGTCTAGCGTTTCAAGCATTATTTTCTAGGGAAGTGTTGCCCCAGAGCTTCTCTCCCAGGGACGATCTTCAAGACAAGGGACAAAACAACAGCAACAATGAAACAACAGCACAGGACTGTGAGAAGCAGATGGAGAGTTGGAGCAATTCTGTGATTGAGGGAGACAAAGCCATCATGATTGGAGGCAAGTCAAAGAATCGTCGAACGGGTTTCAAGCCTTACAAGAGGTGCTCAGTGGAGGCCAAGGAGGGTATGGTGGTGGTCGATGGCATCAGAGGCAGTGAGAAAGGGTTGAAAAGGATTCGCGTTGGAGGGGAAGCTAACGATATGGTCATTATGTCCATTTCAGGCCCTGCAGGGGAGATGCATTGCTCATCCTAG